One window of the Candidatus Wolbachia massiliensis genome contains the following:
- a CDS encoding RluA family pseudouridine synthase encodes MTQSIRTILVKDNNVRLDRYIRRIFPDLKQSVIEKSLRKGLITVDDRKAKSSDRVNSGQTIVVKHLDYIKNTNSDHKHSEKLVNLLKDNILYEDEYILAINKPAGVIVQGGVKVKISISDLLDQIRDGETFKIVHRLDRDTSGVIIFARNANVARYLMEEFKERRIKKTYLALTSGIPDKNSGIIDYPLVKKYVSGQEKVVIDENSPQNATTHFSIIVSLERNVAYLKLQPITGRTHQLRAHLAHINCPILGDGKYGGRKAFVDGVVNKIHLHSYSLSLKLPNNKAITITAPLPEHIQKSIEIL; translated from the coding sequence ATGACACAAAGTATCAGAACCATACTAGTAAAAGACAACAACGTTAGGTTGGATAGATATATTAGAAGAATTTTTCCTGATCTTAAGCAATCTGTGATTGAAAAATCTTTAAGGAAGGGATTAATCACAGTTGATGATCGCAAGGCTAAATCCAGCGACAGGGTAAATTCTGGGCAAACTATAGTGGTAAAACATTTAGATTATATTAAAAACACTAATTCCGACCATAAACATAGCGAAAAGCTAGTAAATCTACTAAAGGACAACATATTATATGAAGATGAATATATACTAGCTATAAACAAACCTGCAGGAGTAATTGTTCAAGGTGGTGTAAAGGTAAAAATTAGTATTAGTGATCTGCTTGATCAAATAAGAGATGGAGAAACATTTAAGATTGTCCATAGATTAGATAGGGATACAAGTGGAGTGATAATATTCGCACGTAATGCTAATGTTGCAAGATATCTCATGGAAGAGTTTAAAGAACGGAGAATAAAAAAGACTTATTTAGCATTAACTTCTGGCATACCGGACAAAAATAGTGGAATAATAGACTATCCATTGGTAAAGAAATACGTTTCAGGTCAAGAAAAAGTGGTCATTGATGAAAACTCACCTCAGAATGCCACTACGCATTTTTCGATTATAGTAAGTCTAGAACGCAATGTTGCTTATTTAAAATTACAACCAATCACTGGCAGAACTCACCAACTAAGGGCACATTTAGCCCATATAAATTGCCCTATTCTTGGTGACGGTAAATATGGTGGTAGAAAAGCTTTTGTTGACGGGGTAGTAAATAAAATCCATCTTCATTCGTATTCTTTATCTTTAAAGCTGCCTAATAATAAAGCAATCACCATTACTGCTCCTCTTCCTGAGCACATTCAAAAGTCCATTGAAATACTATGA
- a CDS encoding Mrp/NBP35 family ATP-binding protein, translated as MINERIVRESLKKVIEQKSGKDVIALGMISSIIIKGGNVGFALEISGNTQASEELRRSCEQAVKAIPGVGKVTVVATGQKQTVQQKTKLHIEGVKNIIVVASGKGGVGKSTVALNVALSLEKLKHKVALVDADIYGPSIPKMLGTETLKPEIQNGKALPIEKHGLHTISIGYFIDKDRAAIWRGPMITKALYNLLIGTRWSDVEYLIIDTPPGTGDVHLSLMENFNLTGAIIVSTPQGLALIDARKIYDMFTKLSVPVIGIVENMSYFTQNGLETYIFGKDGVKRMSEELGIKLLGRIPLDPQICHASDCGDPSMLSEDLAKFYKDIALETLCSCKILKKP; from the coding sequence ATGATCAATGAAAGAATTGTAAGAGAGAGCTTAAAAAAGGTTATAGAGCAAAAAAGCGGTAAAGATGTGATAGCTCTTGGTATGATATCCTCAATCATTATTAAAGGTGGAAATGTTGGTTTTGCACTTGAAATTTCTGGTAACACACAAGCAAGTGAAGAGTTAAGAAGAAGTTGCGAACAAGCTGTTAAAGCTATACCAGGAGTGGGAAAGGTAACTGTGGTTGCGACTGGTCAGAAACAAACTGTGCAACAAAAAACTAAATTGCACATAGAGGGGGTAAAGAATATAATTGTTGTGGCCTCCGGTAAAGGTGGTGTGGGTAAATCTACGGTTGCACTAAACGTTGCTCTCTCATTAGAAAAATTGAAACATAAAGTTGCACTGGTTGATGCAGATATATATGGCCCTTCAATTCCTAAAATGCTTGGTACTGAAACATTAAAGCCTGAAATACAAAATGGTAAAGCGCTGCCTATAGAAAAGCATGGATTGCATACTATTTCAATCGGGTATTTTATTGATAAAGATCGTGCAGCAATATGGCGCGGACCTATGATCACAAAAGCACTTTACAATTTGCTAATAGGGACAAGATGGTCTGATGTGGAATATTTAATCATTGATACACCACCTGGAACTGGCGATGTGCATTTAAGTCTGATGGAAAATTTTAATTTAACCGGAGCAATAATAGTTTCAACTCCACAAGGGCTTGCTTTAATCGACGCACGCAAAATTTACGATATGTTTACAAAGCTCAGCGTACCGGTTATCGGTATTGTAGAAAACATGAGCTATTTTACTCAAAACGGCTTAGAAACATACATATTTGGAAAAGATGGTGTAAAAAGAATGTCTGAAGAGCTAGGCATTAAGCTCTTAGGCAGAATTCCTCTAGATCCACAAATATGCCATGCTTCTGATTGCGGAGATCCTTCAATGCTCAGTGAGGATTTAGCAAAATTTTATAAAGATATTGCTTTGGAAACATTGTGCAGCTGTAAAATTCTGAAAAAACCATAG
- the ubiH gene encoding 2-octaprenyl-6-methoxyphenyl hydroxylase, with protein sequence MNHDVIISGGGLLGLITAIGLSNDSMSVAVIEKNSLPRIIDDNRAFAISQGSKKILEKLGIWRFLEGEAEPILDICILDRNSPVTVHYNHKMVGEEPMGYVINNAIIWNAINDNFLNKLSIYSPHSYKTIACDAGYVEMILDNKQELISPLLICAEGKHSKLPGLFSIPIIKFDYKQSSIVCNVEHELHHQNLAVERFFPGGPFAILPMKGGHTSSIVWTEKSEISKMLINLSGEEFTIELKKRFGSYLGEIKLDGERKSYPLSFAFAKKLYRSRVLLIGDAAHSIHPVAGQGFNLGIRDVESVIRQITIAKAAGIDVGSSYLLEKISRDRCFDNFTMALATDGLNRIFSNRIFCAKVLRSLGLMVVENSDFFKKRFIRHAMGTIVPV encoded by the coding sequence ATGAATCACGACGTAATTATTTCAGGTGGTGGATTACTTGGTCTTATTACTGCCATTGGTCTCAGTAATGACTCTATGTCAGTAGCTGTGATTGAGAAGAATAGTCTACCACGTATAATTGATGATAATCGAGCATTTGCTATTTCTCAGGGTTCTAAAAAAATATTAGAAAAGTTAGGGATTTGGCGGTTCTTAGAGGGTGAAGCTGAACCAATACTTGATATATGTATACTAGATAGAAATAGTCCAGTTACTGTGCATTATAACCATAAAATGGTTGGTGAAGAACCAATGGGTTACGTTATTAACAATGCTATCATATGGAACGCAATCAATGATAATTTTTTGAATAAACTGAGTATATACTCTCCACATTCCTACAAAACAATTGCTTGTGATGCGGGATATGTGGAAATGATTCTTGATAACAAACAGGAATTAATATCACCATTACTTATCTGTGCTGAAGGTAAGCACTCTAAATTACCAGGTTTATTTTCTATTCCAATAATAAAATTTGATTATAAACAAAGCAGTATAGTATGTAATGTAGAACATGAACTTCATCACCAAAACTTAGCTGTAGAGCGCTTTTTCCCCGGTGGTCCATTTGCAATTTTGCCGATGAAGGGCGGTCATACCTCTTCGATAGTCTGGACAGAAAAATCTGAAATTTCAAAAATGTTAATAAATCTGTCTGGAGAGGAATTCACTATAGAACTTAAAAAAAGATTCGGCTCCTACTTGGGAGAAATTAAATTAGATGGTGAAAGAAAATCCTATCCTTTGAGCTTTGCATTCGCAAAAAAGCTGTATAGAAGCAGAGTTTTGCTGATCGGTGATGCAGCACACTCAATTCATCCGGTTGCAGGTCAAGGGTTTAATCTTGGAATTAGAGATGTAGAGAGTGTTATAAGGCAAATAACTATTGCAAAGGCAGCTGGTATTGATGTTGGCAGTAGTTATCTGTTAGAGAAAATTTCACGTGATAGATGCTTTGACAATTTTACGATGGCACTTGCGACTGATGGGTTAAATAGGATATTCTCTAATAGAATATTCTGTGCTAAGGTGCTAAGAAGCCTTGGCTTAATGGTAGTTGAAAACTCAGATTTCTTCAAAAAACGCTTCATCCGACACGCCATGGGAACTATTGTTCCAGTTTGA